A window of the Henckelia pumila isolate YLH828 chromosome 3, ASM3356847v2, whole genome shotgun sequence genome harbors these coding sequences:
- the LOC140892026 gene encoding glycosyltransferase-like At2g41451, producing the protein MYQNLRWNLTPKWRPAGVSAARRHTAAVSFRRPVGFFTLLLLISLALLAFLLHFTDPTIRNYEPLAFAGSLPVRSSPSSVDCAGVLGQSDKVSFPYYREWKFGLGSDLGLKICIISTTSAGLEQILPWIFYHKVIGVAKFFLFVEGKAASPAVYNVLHSIPGVRVIRRTRELEEQQAKSRIWNETWLSHFFYKPCNYELFVNQTLNMEMGIVMATEAGMDWIIHVDTDELIHPVGSSQYSVQSLLLDVPKDVDLVVFPNYESIVEKDDIKEPFSEVSMFKKNQDHVPRDVYSGNYIEASHGNPNYFLTYGNGKSAARIQQHLRPNGAHRWHNYNKIPKEISFNEAAVLHYTYAKFSDLTSRRDRCRCKLTREDIERCFMLEFDRAAFVIASIATEEEMLRWYHDHVVWDDRELNSKLLKEGVLTRIHTPMVIIQSLRKSQVFSSVIKASFSHYPSADTQNNTYSRAINDQTNARNALEFPAVPPRAPPSYDIHDSST; encoded by the exons ATGTATCAGAATCTGCGTTGGAATCTAACTCCCAAATGGCGGCCGGCGGGTGTCTCCGCTGCTCGCAGACACACCGCCGCCGTCTCCTTTCGACGCCCCGTAGGATTCTTCACTCTCCTCCTTTTGATCTCTCTCGCGTTGCTGGCTTTTTTACTGCACTTCACCGACCCGACTATCCGAAACTACGAGCCTCTTGCATTCGCGGGTTCGTTACCCGTAAGATCCTCGCCGTCTTCGGTGGACTGCGCCGGAGTTCTTGGACAGAGTGATAAGGTGTCGTTTCCGTATTACAGGGAGTGGAAGTTTGGTCTCGGGTCGGATCTTGGACTCAAG ATATGTATCATTTCAACAACTTCTGCCGGCTTAGAGCAAATTCTACCTTGGATATTCTATCACAAGGTTATTGGAGTTGCCAAATTTTTTCTGTTTGTGGAGGGGAAAGCTGCATCACCAGCTGTCTATAATGTCCTCCATTCCATCCCG GGGGTGAGAGTCATACGCAGAACGCGAGAATTAGAAGAGCAACAAGCTAAAAG CCGAATCTGGAACGAAACTTGGCTGTCACATTTCTTTTATAAACCATGCAACTATGAGTTATTCGTCAATCAGACGCTCAATATGGAAATGGGCATTGTAATGGCAACG GAAGCTGGTATGGATTGGATAATCCACGTCGACACCGATGAACTGATTCATCCTGTTGGGAGCAGCCAGTATTCTGTCCAAAGCCTGTTGCTCGACGTTCCTAAGGACGTCGACTTAGTTGTTTTTCCAAATTAT GAGAGTATTGTGGAAAAAGATGATATCAAAGAACCTTTCAGCGag GTTTCCATGTTCAAGAAGAATCAAGACCATGTTCCCAGAGACGTCTACTCTGGAAATTACATAGAGGCGTCTCATGGGAATCCCAACTATTTTCTTACTTACGGGAATGGGAAATCTGCTGCTCGTATTCAGCAACATCTGCGTCCCAATGGAGCACACAGATGGCACAATTACAACAAGATTCCCAA GGAGATCAGTTTCAACGAGGCTGCGGTTTTGCACTACACATATGCCAAGTTTTCAGACCTGACTTCGAGGCGGGATCGATGCCGCTGTAAACTTACAAGGGAAGACATTGAAAGATGCTTCATGCTAGAGTTTGATAGAGCT GCTTTCGTGATCGCGTCCATTGCAACAGAGGAAGAAATGCTTCGCTG GTACCATGATCATGTTGTTTGGGACGATAGGGAACTCAACTCAAAACTCTTGAAAGAAGGCGTGCTGACCCGAATACACACTCCAATG GTGATCATACAAAGCTTAAGGAAATCACAAGTTTTCAGTTCTGTCATTAAAGCAAGTTTTTCGCACTATCCATCCGCTGATACCCAAAACAACACGTATTCCAGGGCGATAAACGATCAAACCAATGCTCGGAATGCTCTTGAGTTTCCAGCTGTTCCACCGCGGGCGCCGCCCTCTTATGACATTCATGATTCATCTACgtga
- the LOC140887417 gene encoding DNA-(apurinic or apyrimidinic site) endonuclease, chloroplastic codes for MHHLSPAIPSTLSSPRMIQSIKLGFGNSNFWGSPAVKCRSSKLLYPVYVNLKMGTRRCLQVSATDNLGDKPNVDVSKHEKTTSKASIRESGVLGDDSVDIEKMTLQQIKSRLRSIGIPTKGAKPELLSALKGFLDSQDGGGSSDLQDPVVSDDMPAVTITNSKRKAKEILEKNDAQETNKDLDMSAGKRTNRRIKQASEKSNCITLEHTTGKELVVTSTEMKDEPWTVLTHKKPQKEWMAYNPKTMRPPPIAADTAHMKLMSWNVNGLRALLKLESFSALQLAQRETFDVLCLQETKLQEKDVEAIRLSLLEGYDNSYWTCSVSKLGYSGTAIISRIKPHSVRYGLGLSDHDGEGRLVTVEFDNFYLLCGYVPNSGDGLKRLSYRITQWDPSLSNYMKDLERSKPVILTGDLNCAHQEIDIWNPAGNKRSAGFTDEERQSFQTNFLDKGFVDTFRNQHPGTVGYTYWGYKHGGRKTNKGWRLDYFLASESIANQVYDSYILPDVAGSDHCPIGLILKL; via the exons ATGCACCATCTATCTCCCGCCATTCCATCTACGCTCTCTTCCCCCCGAATGATTCAATCTATCAAATTAGGGTTCGGAAATTCAAATTTCTGGGG TTCTCCTGCAGTCAAATGTAGGAGCTCGAAATTACTTTACCCGGTTTATGTGAACTTGAAAATGGGAACTAGAAGGTGTTTACAAGTATCAGCTACAGATAATTTGGGTGATAAACCCAACGTTGATGTGTCGAAACATGAAAAGACTACCTCCAAG GCGAGTATCAGGGAAAGCGGTGTTCTTGGGGATGACTCTGTGGATATAGAGAAAATGACTTTGCAACAgattaaatcaagattgag GAGTATCGGGATTCCTACCAAAGGAGCTAAGCCTGAACTTTTGTCTGCCCTGAAGGGTTTCCTGGACAGTCAAGATG GTGGAGGTTCTTCTGATCTACAAGATCCGGTAGTCTCTGATGATATGCCAGCTGTTACTATAACTAATTCAAAGAGAAAGGCTAAAGAAATTCTGGAAAAGAATGATGCTCAGGAAACCAACAAGGATTTAGACATGTCTGCTGGTAAAAGGACAAACAGAAGAATAAAACAGGCGTCTGAAAAGAGCAACTGCATAACTCTGGAACACACAACTGGAAAAGAGCTAGTTGTTACATCAACCGAGATGAAAG ATGAACCTTGGACTGTTCTTACTCACAAGAAGCCACAAAAAGAATGGATGGCCTACAATCCGAAAACTATGAGGCCACCTCCTATTGCTGCTGATACGGCACATATGAAGCTAATGTCTTGGAATGTCAATGGTTTAAGAGCTTTATTGAAGTTGGAAAGCTTTTCTGCTCTGCAACTTGCACAAAGAGAAACTTTTGATGTGTTGTGCTTGCAAGAGACAAAACTACAG GAGAAAGATGTTGAAGCAATCAGACTAAGTCTACTAGAAGGTTATGACAATAGTTATTGGACATGTAGTGTGTCGAAACTGGGTTATTCAGGGACGGCTATCATCTCACGG ATAAAACCACATTCTGTTCGGTATGGTTTGGGCTTATCTGATCATGATGGTGAAGGGCGACTCGTGACAGTGGAGTTTGATAACTTCTATTTATTGTGTGGCTATGTTCCTAATTCTGGTGATGGTCTCAAACGACTG TCGTACAGGATAACACAATGGGATCCTTCTCTCAGTAACTATATGAAA GATCTGGAACGGTCAAAGCCTGTTATTCTTACCGGTGACTTGAATTGTGCCCATCAAGAAATTGATATATGGAATCCAGCT GGAAACAAAAGAAGTGCAGGTTTTACAGATGAAGAGAGACAATCATTTCAAACGAATTTTCTTGATAAAGGTTTTGTTGATACCTTTCGGAATCAGCACCCTGGCACTGTTGGTTATACATATTGGGGCTACAAGCATGGTGGGCGAAAAACCAACAAAG GATGGCGGCTAGACTATTTCCTTGCCTCAGAATCAATTGCCAACCAGGTATACGACTCATATATTCTCCCAGATGTTGCTGGAAGTGATCATTGTCCTATTGGCCTCATTCTCAAACTATAA